ataagagaTTTTGTGGGGTATTGTATCTTGTGGTTTCTTGTGGGATAACAGtgtctattttctttttctttcttctttggaaaTAGAGTAATAGAATCTGGATCCGAATTCGGATATGGGAGAGTCAGAAACGAAAACCCCGTTGGCAAGTCGAATTGCGAGTTTAGTCCATGCGCATTTTGATGGCTTGCCTGCTCGGAGTAAGCCTAGTATTCGGTCTGATGGGACGAGGGAGTGGGTTCCTATGTCGGGGATTGTTGTTGTGAAGGGTATGTAGTCTTTTTCTCTTATACTTTTTTGTCGAGGGGGTGAGGGTATGTCATGGTGCTTTATTCTCTGTACTTGATTTGTGGTGTATATTGTATAGAATGTGAGAAATGGTGAATCTAATAATACTGACTTTTATTAGGAGAATATACACCTGATGAAGAATTGACTTGTGTGGCTGTTACGTATGTTTTACTCTTCTCTTACTATCTTACtgatcaagaaagaaaaaagaagaagaagaagaagaagaaaggcagAACTACAACTAACGATGAACAGATCCGGCGCAAAATGTCTCTCAGCATCCCAAGTCCCCAAAAGTAAAGGACTAGTGCTCCATGACTGGCACGCTGAGGTCCTCGCGCTTCGGGCATTTAATCACTGGCTTTTATCCGAGTGCCGGGGGTTTCTGGCCCAGGGACGGAGCCTGAGGTCCTCATCTGAGGATGATACGTctaatgagaagaaagagaaagaaaaagagaaagagaaagagaaagaggctTATTCTCCATATAtccgacgacgacgacaagATCCCGATGACTCAACGATTACATTACCCCCATTTGAACTCAACCCAGATGTGAAAATCTACATGTACTGCACCTGTGCGCCATGCGGAGACGCAAGCATGGAACTCTGCATGGCAGCGCAGGAGGACCCGACTCCGTGGGAAGTTCCCACAACGCCAGACGGCGGAGATGGGGAACTTCTAGACGGCAGGGCGCATTTCTCACGACTGGGGATTGTGCGGCGGAAGCCATCTCGAGCGGATGCAGAAACTACGCGGAGTAAGTCGTGTTCGGATAAGTTGGCTCTGAGGCAGGTTTCGTCGCTGTTATCGTTTGAGAGTAGTTTGCTTGTGGCGACGACGGAGAATGCCTATCTCGAGGGGGTTGTTATGCCTGAGGAGGAGATTAGTCGGGTCGGGTGTGAGAGGTGTTTCGGGGAGGATGGGAGGATGCGAGAGCTTAAGGGGAGGTTTTGGTCCCCTGGTGGTAAGAAGGGAGTGGAAGAGCGAGGGTATGGATGGCGTTTTCGACCGTTTAGGGTCCTGTCGGTGCCTACTGGGCTCGTTGAGGAGCTTTGGGCGTTTGGGAAGTCGGATCCGATGGGAGCGTCTGCTTCAAGGAGAACTAAACCTGCAGTCATTTCTGCTGTTTGGGCGGCGGCTTCGTCTGTGCTGGTTCCTAGTGTGGTGGATAATGGTGCCAAGTCGTTGCCTAAATTAGCTGGTTCTCGGACGGGTTTGTATGAGACCATTATCAATGGGGTGAAACAGGGGAATCGGGCGTCGGAGCCCTTGGCACGCGGCGCTTCTGCGTTGTCAAGGGCGAGGCTATGGGGCCTATCTAAAGAGATTGTGCAATCTTGTGTGGATGATCATGATCAAGAAACTGGCACCGAGATCGGTGTGGAAGAAAGGCAGTCCGTGGAATTGGATGTGACAAAGCGGATTGCTGATGCCTCGACATATCgggaattcaagaaagagccTACGGTTCTGACCGAGTCACTCGAAGCACGGAGAAGTGCCATACAAGAGGCTAGAAGAGTGTTGAGTGGATGGATCCCCAATCTAGGGGACGAGAATTGGGGGTTGGAGGTGCTGATTGATCCCAAGAAGCGAAAGCGTTGTCCCAATTGATGCATTTTATGGCAATGAATATCATGACCTGGCTCTAGTTAATGTACatattaaaaagtaataGTTATGAATACATAGAACGTAACGACCTGTATGGGTCCAGGATCTAATCCGAACATATCCCGAACTTTTGGTCTAAGTAAACGGAAACAACACTAGGAAAACCCCAGCATAGAGTACACAGTCCGACTAGTAGATACCAGGGACGATGCGGCTGCGGACAAGAGACGTATAGCGGTCCCAATCCGCACCGTACTTCCTCTTGCACTTTTCTTCGTCGCGTCTTTCGCGATGGATAAGCAGGACGCCGAAATAAATCAAGAAGAAGTAGGTGCAAATCATTCCCCAGCCACGGACCTCAGGAGTCTGCACAACTCGCTTCTGCACGTCGCCAGTCTGGTTGATGCTTTCGATA
This Aspergillus flavus chromosome 1, complete sequence DNA region includes the following protein-coding sequences:
- a CDS encoding putative tRNA-specific adenosine deaminase, which codes for MGESETKTPLASRIASLVHAHFDGLPARSKPSIRSDGTREWVPMSGIVVVKGEYTPDEELTCVAVTSGAKCLSASQVPKSKGLVLHDWHAEVLALRAFNHWLLSECRGFLAQGRSLRSSSEDDTSNEKKEKEKEKEKEKEAYSPYIRRRRQDPDDSTITLPPFELNPDVKIYMYCTCAPCGDASMELCMAAQEDPTPWEVPTTPDGGDGELLDGRAHFSRLGIVRRKPSRADAETTRSKSCSDKLALRQVSSLLSFESSLLVATTENAYLEGVVMPEEEISRVGCERCFGEDGRMRELKGRFWSPGGKKGVEERGYGWRFRPFRVLSVPTGLVEELWAFGKSDPMGASASRRTKPAVISAVWAAASSVLVPSVVDNGAKSLPKLAGSRTGLYETIINGVKQGNRASEPLARGASALSRARLWGLSKEIVQSCVDDHDQETGTEIGVEERQSVELDVTKRIADASTYREFKKEPTVLTESLEARRSAIQEARRVLSGWIPNLGDENWGLEVLIDPKKRKRCPN